A stretch of Planococcus citri chromosome 5, ihPlaCitr1.1, whole genome shotgun sequence DNA encodes these proteins:
- the LOC135847761 gene encoding uncharacterized protein LOC135847761 isoform X1: protein MREIMNIRIQTAQILIAVWLACGQNGSSEQTMANSSEELLAYIDKHTLSVKPAVLPYEDVKKIFKSRRDFEKKYCDVVNDMANLHNEIDDMSEENHYLRESMPHTDFLCASDFMTHDLTEIFKNIAGVDYVDHYTPLEEWPFCIQEIRRIYDEFEPGRIHRYMRGKSEDPRKTDHVAYSKWCRFVTTDPYVIGFTNNAWQATWYNEEWNKVEDKWRSVAGHLQENLSEYFNKLDPEVRKLRYNNDKRNFSRTFSAIIQRGYRLSCYFDNEKRHQLDAALKTKYDNGTKIFFQTAIKRVEKYWYFPMEHIDMFNILINATHNDPARKIDHMFVVLKIPFEHDHYIIPGKRGCRKASYVTKRERKYPTKLTPPAETITPSRLNPKKP from the exons GCAGTGAGCAGACGATGGCAAACAGCTCTGAGGAGTTACTAGCTTACATTGATAAACATACACTATCTGTGAAGCCTGCTGTTCTTCCCTATGAAGAtgttaagaaaatttttaaaagcagacgcgatttcgaaaaaaagtactGCGATGTGGTGAATGATATGGCCAACTTGCATAATGAAATTGATGACATGAGTGAGGAGAACCATTATTTGAGAGAAAGCATG CCTCACACTGATTTTCTCTGTGCATCGGATTTTATGACTCATGATTTGACCGAAATCTTCAAAAACATAGCTGGCGTTGACTATGTAGACCATTACACGCCTTTAGAAGAATGGCCATTTTGTATCCAAGAAATACGGAGGATCTATGATGAGTTCGAACCAGGCCGGATACATCGGTATATGAGGGGTAAAAGTGAAGACCCTAGAAAAACGGATCATGTAGCTTACAGCAAGTGGTGTCGATTTGTGACAACTGATCCCTATGTCATAGGATTCACAAACAATGCGTGGCAAGCAACATGGTATAATGAGGAGTGGAATAAAGTTGAAGACAAATGGAGATCTGTAGCTGGTCACCTGCAAGAGAATCTATCagaatatttcaataaattagATCCAGAAGTCAGAAAACTGAGGTATAATAATGACAAGCGGAATTTTTCCAGAACTTTTTCGGCAATAATTCAACGAGGTTACCGATTATCGTGTTATTTTGACAACGAGAAGCGCCACCAGCTTGATGCAGcgttaaaaacaaaatatgatAATGGAActaagatattttttcaaacagccATCAAACGCGTTGAAAAGTATTGGTATTTTCCGATGGAACATATCGATATgttcaatattttgataaatgctACTCACAATGACCCTGCTAGAAAAATTGATCACATGTTTgtagttttaaaaatacctTTCGAACATGATCATTATATAATCCCGGGAAAAAGAGGATGTAGGAAAGCGTCATATGTTACAAAACGTGAAAGAAAGTACCCAACGAAGTTAACTCCTCCTGCGGAAACGATAACACCTTCGAGACTGAATCCTAAGAAACCTTAA